Part of the Rhodobacteraceae bacterium M385 genome is shown below.
CGACCAAAGTATGGTCCGCTGTGCGGGGAAAGGCGCAGCCCTTGGCACAGCCAGAAACATGGAGGCTTTCGCCAAAGGGTAGGTCTTGCGCCAAGCGTCGCGCGATGGCGCGGGTGGGGCCCAGTGCCTGCGAACAGCCGGGGAAGCCTGTGCAGGCGTGCACCTTCAGCAAGGGATTATCGGGGGCGCAGAATCCTTCGGCGATTTGCGGCGAGGAGCCCATGGCGAGGAGCCGTCTGCCCGGCAAAATCCGCAGTGCCTTGATCCCTGTGTCTTCTGCCAGCCGCCGTAAGGCAGCGGCCTCCACCTGCCCGAAGGGCACGCCAAGGATGGTGCCGTAAGTACTGCTGCACGGGCTCTCATCGTGGCGCCGCGCTGCCGTTAACCAGACATCTGGCAAGGATGTGGTTTTCAGATGCTTTGCCATCCGACCCGCTGCGCGGCCGCCACTCTCGACGAACCATGTGACCAGATCCTTGAGGGCCGCCATCGCCGTGTCCTCGGTCACGGGCAAACCGCGCGCCGCGCCATCTGCGACAAGGATCAGCGTGTCATCGGCGCCGCGCTCTAGCCGAATATCACCGGGCGCATCGTTTACCCAAGGTGCATCACCTGTATCGATGACATAGCCGAATTTTGAAGGTAGATCAGGGAGTTCCGACAACGACTCCAACAGGTCCAACGCCAGCCGATGGGTCAAATCCCCCGCCGACCATTCCGGCGTCATCACGAGATTTCGCCGCCCCTCCTGTGCCGGGTCCTCGTCCAGCAGATCAGCCGACAAAAGCGCCTCGATTACCGCGTCATGATCTGCCTCGGTCACACCGCGAATTTGCAGGTTTGCCCGGCTGGTGAGTTCAATCATGCCCGTGCCAAATTTCTCTGCCACCGAGGCCAATGCCCCGACCTGATCCACGCAGACCTCGCCCAACCAAGGGCGTATCCGCACAACCAACCCGTCGCCGGACGCCATGGGGCGATAGGCACCGGGGCACCAACCTTTGACCACTGGCCCACTCATGACGACACTTCCAGTTCTGCAAGAATCGAGTTTCTGCGCGACTGCCAGAGCTTTGCGGCATGGAGCGCGGCGAAACGGTCTTGCATCGCGGCCAAAGCGCCGGGATTGGCGTCTTGCAGGAACGACGTGACCTCTGCGTTCCCAAGGGTGGCGTCGTAATAAGCGTCAAACAAATGCGACGGCACGACGGGGGCCAGTTGCGCAAAGGCGGCCATATTCTCTAAGGTCGCGGCGATCTCTGCCGCGCCACGAAAACCGTGACGGCGCATCCCGGCGATCCAATCGGGATTGGCGGCGCGGGCAAGGACGACGCGGGCTATTTCCTCGGTCAGGCCACGGGCACGGGGGCGATTTGGGTCTGTGACATCAAAGTGATAGGCCTTGGCGCTGCCCCCCGTCAGGGATTGGGCTGCCAGAAACCCTGCCTCGTGGGTGGCATAGTCTTCGGCCAGTAGGATGTCTGTCTCGGGGAGGTCTTGCAGGTGTACGAAAGCATCGGCTTGGGCCACGCGGGCGCGCAACGCGTTTTGGTCTTTGCGGACGCTGTCGCCGTCCAGCGCATAGGCAGAGGCGGCAAGCCATGCCTCGCCTGCCGCGGCCTTTGCGGCCTCGGAATAGTCGCCGATCTGCGGGCCGATCCCGACGCCAAAGCTGCCCGGCGCGGGGCCGAAGACGCGCGCCGTATCACTGCCCGCATAGGGGTTCCAATCCGGTGCTTCATCCCGTGCCGCAAGGCTGCGGACCGCTTGGTTGAATAGGGCCGATAGGGTCGGGAACACATCCCGGAAAAGGCCCGAGACGCGCAGGGTCACGTCGATACGGGGTCGGTCGAGTTCGGCGATCGGTAGGACTTCGATCCCTGAGACACGCTCGGACCCTTCATCCCAAAGCGGACGCACGCCAAGAAGAGCCAAGGCCATGGCGAATTCCTCACCGGCCGTGCGCATGGTGGCGGACCCCCAGAGGTCGACGATCAGCCCCTTGGGCCAATCGCCCTCGTCTTGCAGGTGGCGGCGCATCAACTCATCGGCCAGCACGCACCCCTGCGCATAGGCCGCGCGCGACGGCACCGCGCGGGGATCGGTGGTGAACAGGTTGCGTCCCGTCGGCAGGACGTCCGAGCGCCCACGATACGGGGAACCGGACGGCCCCGCCGCGATGCGCTTGCCGTCTAACGCTGCGAGGAGCGCCGCGCGTTCCGCGAGGGCCGAGGCGGTGCTGTCGAAAGTTGATTGCCCCAACTCCGGCTGGCCCCATACATGCAGCCCGTCGCCAAACTGGCTTTCCTTGACGTCGCACACGAAGCCATCAATCCGGGTAATTGCCTCGGCCGAGCACGACGCGGCATCGAGACCCAAATCCCCTTCCACACCAAGGGCTTGCGCTTCGACCCTAATGTCGCTTTGCAGCCGGTCCCGGCGTTTAGGATCAAGCCCGTCGGCGTTCGAGAATTCATCCAGAAGGGCTTCCAGGCGCACCAATCGTGTAGGCGTTTGGGAAGCCTTCATCGGCGGCGGGATGTGGCCCAAGGTAACTGCCCCGATCCGGCGCTTGGCTTGCGCTGCCTCGCCGGGATCGTTGACGATGAACGGATAGATCACCGGCAACACGCCCGTCAGCGCATCGGGCCAACAGGCGTCGGACAGGGCCACAGATTTGCCCGGAAGCCATTCCAACGTGCCGTGGGCACCAATGTGAACAAGCGCGTCTGCGTGGGTCTGCATCCAGAGGTAGAACGCCACATAGCCGTGGCGGGGGACGCGAGACAAGTCGTGGTATTGCTCATCCCGAAGCGCGGGCGTGCCGCGTTCTGGTTGCAAGGCAACAAGCGTGTTCCCGCGCGACAAAATGGGCAAACGTAGCCCCTCCTCGGACGCTGCCGCGTCCTCCTCGCAGTTGCCCCACGTAGCGTAGAGCGCTTCTTGAAGGGATTGTGGCAGGCGTGAAAGCGCGGCTTTGTAGTCGGCGAACGGCCATGTGATCTCTGCCCCTTGCAGGTCATCCCCCGTTACCGTGCCCCGGGCGCTGTAGCCCGCTTCGTTAAGATCGTTAAGGATTGCATTGGCAGAGGCAATCGCATCAAGGCCAACGGCATGGGCCGCGTTCCAATCGCGGCCCGGATAGGTGGACAGCACCAGGGCCGGCACCCGGTCCGAAGGCGGTGTCGCCGCCAGTTTATGCCAAGCGGCAACCCGCGCGGCGAGCTGGGTCACCCTTTCCAAATGGGGGGTGTGGGCTTGGCGGGCGAATTGCAGATCGACGTCACGCGCGTCGGGTTCTTTGAACGAGGTGACGCCCGCGAATATGCGTCCGTCCACCTCGGGCAGCACCACATGCATGGCCAGATCAGCCGGTGACAGGCCGCGTTCAGCCTCTTCCCATGCGGCTTGGGTGGAGGTGGCCATGGCGATCTGGAACACCGGCACCCCGGCCCCGTCCAGCGGGGACATGCCCCCTGCCCCTTTGCCGGAAAACGACGTGGCGTTAACGATGGCCACAGGTGCCAGGTGGCCCACTTGGCGGGCCATCCATTCCGCCGCTCCGGGGGCTTTGAGGGAAGGCGCAAACAGGCCCATCACCGCGAAACCCTGATCGCGCAACGCCGCGAAAACGGCCCGGATCGGCGCAAGGTCTGCCGCCACGAGGTAGGAGCGGTAGAACGTCACAAGGATCAAGGGTTTGTCGCTGTCCCCCGCCAACACCGGACAGCAAAGGCCGTCTTCCGGGGTCCATCCGCCAACGCTTGGCAGGCCCTTCGCCCCGGCGACCGGGCCCGCGTAAAGGCCCGATGCCAGCGCCATTTGCGCCAGCGCCGCGTGAGCAGCGATATCTCCTCCCGCGTCGCAAAGATGTTGTAAACGGCGCAGGGTCGACACCGGGAGGGTCGAAATTTCGTCAAGCCGTGTGTCATCGCGCCCATCGGCCGGAAGCACCGCCAGCGCGATGCCCTTTTCCCGGCACAGGGCCGCAATCTGTTGCAATCCGTAGGGCCAATAAGGCACCCCGCCGATCAGGCGGATCAGGATGCCTTTCGCGCCCGTAAGTGTCTGTTCTACATAGGTATCAACGGACAACGGGTGCTTAAGTGCCGCGATATTGGCCAGACGCAGGGACGGCAAAGCGCCGTTGGCCCGATGCCAGCCCGCCGCGAAAGCCCCAAGGTCAGAATCCGAGAGCGACAGCACCACCAAGTCCGCTGGCGTTTGGGCCAGATCGGTCGGGGTCTCGGTCTCTTCTAACCCGTGACTTTCGCGGAAGACGACGTGCATGACACGCTACTCGGCGGCAACGGCAGGCGCCAACACGGCGCGGATCGCGTCGGGGGAGACGTCATCATGCTCGGCAATCACCACAAGGCGACCGACACGCGGTTCATCCGCGCCCCAAGGACGGTCGTACTGGTGCCGCACCCGTGCGCCCACGGCTTGGACCAGCAAACGCATCGGCTTGCCCGCAACGCTAGCGTAGCCTTTGACACGCAGGATGTTCTGGGCGTTGGACAATTCCTCAATCCGCGCGACCAGTTCCAAGGGGTCAGAAACCTCGGGAATGTCGATCACGACGCTTTCAAAGTCGTCATGCTCGTGGTCGTCGTGGCCGTCGTGGTGCGACGGACGTGCGTCCATATCGTCTTCGGCGGCGGCCTCGAGCCCAAGGATGATACGCGGATCAATGGCGCCTTCGGCAACCTCGACCACCGGCAAAACGCGCGGGGCTTCGGCGGCGATGATCGCCTTGGCCTTGGCAACACCTTCCGGGCCCGCAAGATCGGGTTTGGTGAGCAAGATGATATCGGCGCAAGAGATCTGATCCTCGAACACCTCGGACAGGGGTGTTTCGTGGTCGATACTGTCGTCGGCCAAACGCTGCGCGTCCACTTTCGCCACATCAGGGGCGAAGCGGCCTGCGGCGACGGCCTCGGCATCGGCCAGTGCAATCACGCCGTCCACGGTAATCTTGGAACGGATATCGGGCCAGTCAAACGCCTTGAGCAGCGGTTTGGGCAATGCCAGGCCAGAAGTCTCGATCAGGATATGTTCCGGGCGCGGGTCCAGCGCCATCAGCGCCTCGATCGTCGGAATGAAATCATCGGCGACGGTGCAGCAGATGCAGCCGTTGGCGAGTTCCATGATGTTTTCCGCCGGGCAATCGGGGATGGCGCAGCCTTTCAGGATTTCGCCGTCCACGCCCACGTCGCCGAATTCGTTCACCACAACGGCCAAGCGTTTGCCGCCGGGGTTCTGGATCAGGTGCGAGATCAGCGTGGTCTTACCAG
Proteins encoded:
- the cobN gene encoding cobaltochelatase subunit CobN, giving the protein MHVVFRESHGLEETETPTDLAQTPADLVVLSLSDSDLGAFAAGWHRANGALPSLRLANIAALKHPLSVDTYVEQTLTGAKGILIRLIGGVPYWPYGLQQIAALCREKGIALAVLPADGRDDTRLDEISTLPVSTLRRLQHLCDAGGDIAAHAALAQMALASGLYAGPVAGAKGLPSVGGWTPEDGLCCPVLAGDSDKPLILVTFYRSYLVAADLAPIRAVFAALRDQGFAVMGLFAPSLKAPGAAEWMARQVGHLAPVAIVNATSFSGKGAGGMSPLDGAGVPVFQIAMATSTQAAWEEAERGLSPADLAMHVVLPEVDGRIFAGVTSFKEPDARDVDLQFARQAHTPHLERVTQLAARVAAWHKLAATPPSDRVPALVLSTYPGRDWNAAHAVGLDAIASANAILNDLNEAGYSARGTVTGDDLQGAEITWPFADYKAALSRLPQSLQEALYATWGNCEEDAAASEEGLRLPILSRGNTLVALQPERGTPALRDEQYHDLSRVPRHGYVAFYLWMQTHADALVHIGAHGTLEWLPGKSVALSDACWPDALTGVLPVIYPFIVNDPGEAAQAKRRIGAVTLGHIPPPMKASQTPTRLVRLEALLDEFSNADGLDPKRRDRLQSDIRVEAQALGVEGDLGLDAASCSAEAITRIDGFVCDVKESQFGDGLHVWGQPELGQSTFDSTASALAERAALLAALDGKRIAAGPSGSPYRGRSDVLPTGRNLFTTDPRAVPSRAAYAQGCVLADELMRRHLQDEGDWPKGLIVDLWGSATMRTAGEEFAMALALLGVRPLWDEGSERVSGIEVLPIAELDRPRIDVTLRVSGLFRDVFPTLSALFNQAVRSLAARDEAPDWNPYAGSDTARVFGPAPGSFGVGIGPQIGDYSEAAKAAAGEAWLAASAYALDGDSVRKDQNALRARVAQADAFVHLQDLPETDILLAEDYATHEAGFLAAQSLTGGSAKAYHFDVTDPNRPRARGLTEEIARVVLARAANPDWIAGMRRHGFRGAAEIAATLENMAAFAQLAPVVPSHLFDAYYDATLGNAEVTSFLQDANPGALAAMQDRFAALHAAKLWQSRRNSILAELEVSS
- the cobW gene encoding cobalamin biosynthesis protein CobW, which translates into the protein MADLAKLPVTVVTGFLGSGKTTLISHLIQNPGGKRLAVVVNEFGDVGVDGEILKGCAIPDCPAENIMELANGCICCTVADDFIPTIEALMALDPRPEHILIETSGLALPKPLLKAFDWPDIRSKITVDGVIALADAEAVAAGRFAPDVAKVDAQRLADDSIDHETPLSEVFEDQISCADIILLTKPDLAGPEGVAKAKAIIAAEAPRVLPVVEVAEGAIDPRIILGLEAAAEDDMDARPSHHDGHDDHEHDDFESVVIDIPEVSDPLELVARIEELSNAQNILRVKGYASVAGKPMRLLVQAVGARVRHQYDRPWGADEPRVGRLVVIAEHDDVSPDAIRAVLAPAVAAE